Within Desulfobacter sp., the genomic segment GAATAATGGCCACCAGGTGCCAGACAAACTTGTCTTTTACCGTGGGGAAATCCTTTTTGATGATGTCTATGAGGGCGGCCATGGTCAGGATAAACGATAGCCCGACGGCAATGAGGATGTATAATAATGTATCTTCCATTGGTTCTGCTGTGTTTCCTTGTTTATTTTAATTTGTCGGAAATTTTCAGAAGGGCGTCCACATAGTAATTGCTGTGGTTGTATCTGAAAAGGACCTTGTGTTGCTGCTGGCGGCTGATGCCCGGTTTCCAGCCGTGGTGTCTTAAAAAATTGGCCACGGAAAAAATGGCATCGTTATGGTCGAAGAGGTCCACCCGGCCGTCGGCATTGCCGTCCCTGGCCAGGGTCAGGGCGTTTGAGGGCATGAATTGGGAGATGCCCATGGCACCGGCGTAAGAGCCCTTGATGGCGGCCGGGTCAATGCCTTCCCGATCGGCGTAGCGGATCAGGGCCTTAAGTTCCTCATAGCCCCATTGGGTCCGTTTCTCCACTTTTTTATCAAAGGTTGCCCGTTTGGGCTTTTTCTTATCCGGTATGGCGGCCCATACTTTTTCCTGGAGGGGTCTATCCGTGAGGGCGGCCATGGTGGACAGGGTGTTGATCACCGTCCGTTTGCCCAGGTAGGTTCCCAGCCGGGTCTCCACCAGGATGATGGCTGTGATGATGGTTTTGTCCACCCCCAATGCATTTTCCACATTATCCAGGGCTTCTTTGTGCCGGGCCATGTATTTTTTGGCCTTGGCAATGGATTTGGACGAAGAAAATTGGTCGTAGTTCAGGCTGGACTCTGAATGAATGAAAAATAGCGAGACCCCGTCGGGGGTGAAAAAAACATTCTCTTTGGAAAACAGGGCCTGGATTTTGTCCGCGTCAAATCCGTCTTTTATCAGCCGCTGTGCCAGGGGGGCCAACAGGTTCTCTTTAGCCGGGGCGGCAGCCCGGACATCTGGCGGTATGGAAGACGCGCATAAAAAGAAAAGCATTCCCAGGGCAGTTACGACAGGCAGGTTGAGTTTTTTCATATTCAAGGTGTCTGATCCCTTACTGGTTTAAAGCGTTTCAGTCCTGTTCCGGCAATTATTCCAGTCTGTTTATATAGCTTATTTTGTTTTTGAATGCATTAAAAAAAATGAAAGGGGATGCAGGGAGGCGGGAAGGCCCGGAAACAAAGCGTTTCCGGGCCTTAGGTGTTTCCTCAGCAGGCGCTTAGGAATTAGATGTCATAGTACAGGTAGAACTCATGGGGATGGGGACGGCTGATGACCGGTTTGACTTCATTTTCCATTTTGTAGTCAATCCAGTAGTCAATGACGTCCTTGGTGAATACGTCGCCCTTGAGCAGGAAGTCGTGGTCTGCGGCCAGGGCGTCCAGTGCTTCTTCCAGGGAACCCGGTGCAGATTTGATTTCTGCCAGTTCCTCGGGGGGCAGGTCATAGATGTTTTTGTCCATGGGATCGCCGGGATCAATTTTGTTCTGGATGCCATCCATCATGGCCATGGCGATGGCGGAGAAAGCCATGTAGCCGTTGGCAGAGGGATCCGGTGTTCTGAATTCGATCCGTTTGGCTTTGGGAGAGCCGGAGTACATGGGCAGACGGATGGCGGCGGAGCGGTTCCGGCTGGAGTAGGCCAGTTTGATGGGCGCTTCAAATCCCGGCACCAGACGCTTGTAGGAGTTAGTGGTGGGGTTGGTGATGGCACAAAGCGCCTTGCAGTGTTTCATGATGCCGCCGATGGCCCAGAGGGCGTTATCGGAAAGGCCTGCATATTTATTGCCGGCAAAGGTGGGTTCGCCGTCTTTCCAAAAGCTCATGTGGGTGTGCATGCCGGTACCGTTGTCGCCGTACAGGGGTTTGGGCATGAAAGTGACGGTGTGGCCGTATTTGGCAGCCACGTTTCTGAGGACATATTTGAACCAGGCCAGCTTGTCACCCATTTTGAGCAGGGAGTCGAAGCGCAGGTCGATTTCAGACTGTCCGGCCGAGGCGACCTCGTGGTGCTGGCATTCCATTTCAATACCCAGTTCTTCCAGGGTGAGCATCATTTCGGTTCTCATGTCCTGGTACTGATCTGTCGGCGGAAGGGGGAAATAGCCGTGTTTGGGTTTGATTTTGTAGCCCAGGTTGGGTTCGGAGCCGTCGCCGGTGTTCCAATGGGCTTCCGGAGAGTCAATTTCAAAAAAGGATGCCTGGGGATCAGAGGCGTAACGGATGTTGGAGAAGATAAAGAATTCAGGCTCGGGTCCAACAAAAATAGTGTCGCCCAGGCCGGTGCTCTTGATATACGCTTCGGTTCTTTTGGCGATGCCCCTGGGGTCGCGGCTGTAGGATTCCTGGGTGATGGGGTCGTGGATATTACCGATGATGGCCAGGGTCGGGACCTTGAAAAATGGATCGATTTTGGCGGTCTCCGGTTCGGGGATAACGATCATGTCGGAGTTGTCGATGTTCTGCCATGCCCGCATGGAAGATCCGTCAAAGCCGAAACCGTCTTCAAATGCAGATTCTGAGAGTTCGGAAATGGGCACTGAAAAATGCTGCCAGGTTCCGATGAAATCCATGTACCGGATATCGACTACTTTTACATCGTTTTCCTTTGCCATTGCGATTACGTCTTTAGGTGTCATGTTGATTCCCTTTCTTTGGTTTTGTGGTTTTTGTTTGCCTGTTTATTATTAGGGTTAAAACTGATTTAAATGGCTTCGTCGCCGCTCTCTCCGGTTCTGACGCGGATGGCCTGTTCAACCGGCAGCACAAATATTTTACCGTCACCGATTTTGCCGCTGTTGGCCGCGTTGCGGATGGTGGTTACGGCTTCATCCAGCCGTTCGTCATTGACAACGATTTCCAGTTTGATTTTTGGAACGAAATCCACGACATATTCCGCGCCCCTGTAGATTTCTTTGTGGCCTTTCTGCCGGCCGTAACCATTGACTTCCGTCACGGTCATGCCGTAGATGCCTATTTCGCTTAAGGCCTCTTTGACGTCGTCCAGTTTAAAGGGTTTGATAATTGCCTCAATTTTTCTCATTTACAACCTCCTTTGATGCGACTTTGGGAAGACAATTGATGGTGGATGTTTTTATCTGTTCTAATTTTTCCTGGGATTCGATTTTACGGTCTCCGTCCAGGTCCTTGACGTAGAAAATATCGATGACCTGGTCTATTTTAGTTGCCACCATGGCCACGTTGACGTTGAGCCCGCTCCGGTACAGGGTGTTGGTTACGGCAAAAAGCAGGCCGGGGAAATCATAGGTGAGCACCTCAATGATGGTAAAAAAACTGGAGGTTTCATTGTCTATGCGGACCTGGTTGGGCTCCGGCTGCCGCCCCGATGCAATGGTGATCTCGGACGGAATTTTGTCCAATGCCTTGTCCAGGTAGTGGTCGTCTTCCAGGGCCTGGTTCAGGTCTCGTTCGGCTTTTTCCCATTTTTCCTTTTCAAAAAGCCGGTCCTTGGGCGGGCGGACATTGAATACGTCCAGGATGTGGCTGTCCCCCAGGGAATAGGCCTGGGACGCTGCGATATCAATATTGTTGCGGAAGAATACGCCGGCGATCTTGGAGTAAAACCCGGGTTTGTCCTTGCCGCAGATGGAAACGGTACGCATATCCGAGCCGTTGTCCTTGGTGATCTGCCAGATGAATTCCCGGTCCCCCAGGTTCCGGTATAGATTGATGTGCTCTACGATGTTGCGGGCGGGTACGTATAGCAGATATCTTCTGGCCATGGCCGAAAGCTGCCGGTTGACTTCCTCCTCCCGCCAGCTTTCCCGGAGTAGGGTGAGGACGTCTTTTTTCTTTGTTTCAATGAGGCGGCTGCTCTTTTTGGAGACCAGTTCCCCGGTTTTGAGTATCCCCATGGTTTTGAGGAAAAGGTCTTTGAGCAACTGCTCGGTCCAGTCGTTCCAGGCTTTCGGGCCGGTGGCCTGGGAATCGGCCACGGTGAGCAAAAAGAGCATGCGCAGCAGTCTGATTTTCCCCACTTTGCCCGCAGTGTAAACCGCCGTCTCTTCATCAAAAATATCCCTCCGGGTGGCGGTTTTGGCCAGAAGGAGGTGGTGCCTGATGAGAAAAAGGATATCTTCTTTTTCCGTATCATTGAACCCCAGTCGGTCAATGATGGGGGTGGCAATACGGGCACCCCGCCTGGAATGTTCCTTGGCCGGGTCGGCCTTTCCGATATCGTGAAGGAGTCCGGCCACCAGCAGGACATTTTTATTCCGGATATCCTTGTATACCCCGGCATAAAGGTTGCTCATCATGGACGTGTCCGGGCTTTTAAAACTGTTGATGATCTGGACGCAGCGGATGGAATGCTTGTCCACCGGGAAAAGGTGGTAGTGGTTGTACTGGATTTTGTCCACCAGTGGGGAGAACTCCGGGATGAACCGCTGGAGGATGCCCGTGGACAGCATGACGTTCAGTACGTTGAATTTCCAGAAGGAGAGGGATAAGATCCGCTTGAATATTTTTATGCAGGCCGGATCCCGCCTCATTTTTTTATCCACCAGATGCCTGAACTCCGAAGCCACCCGCCTGGCCTCAATGGAGAGCGGGGTTTTGGTCCGTCCGCTTTCAAGGAATATTTTGAGCAGCAGATCCGGTTCCTGGAGAATGACCACGGTGTTGGCAAAAAAGAGGCGGCGTTTTTTGATCACCAGGCCGTTGGTGCCGGCCGGTTTGGGGGCGGCGCTCTCTTTTTTGATCCGGCAGGATGAGGCAATGTCCTCAAAGGTGATCTGGAAGATTTGCTTGAGGAATTCCATTTTTTCGTGGAGTTCTCCAAGGAAAATTTCCACCTCGGGGCGACCGGTTGTGTTGGTGTAATTCAGGAACCCTGCAACCTCGGGCTGTAATTCAAAATGCAGGGTATCGTTTTTCCGGCGGGAAATGTAGTGAAGCCGGTTACGTATGTTCCAGATATAGGCCAGTGATTCTTCCAGGCTGGTATATTCAAAATGGGAAAGAAACCCGTAGTACTCGAGGTCCCGCCTGGATTTAATGTCGGATTTGATTTTGGCGTACCAGAGCAGGGTGTGGTAATCCCTCAGCCCGCCGAATCCGGATTTCAGGTCAGGTGCCACAAGATAGGTGGAGTCGCCGAAGTCTTCCAGGCGTTTCTCTCCGTTTTCATATAAGTAATTCAGGGCGTCCTTTAGGTGTTTGCCGGCCAGTTGCTGCCTGAATTTTTCCATGAATGCGGAGTAAACCAGGGAGGCCCCGCAGATAAACCGGGCATCCAGTACCGTGGTCAGGATATCGAAGCGTTCAAAGGACATTTTAATGCACTCATCAATATTCCTGACTGCGTATCCCACTTCGAACCGGGCGTCCCACAGGGGATAGAGCAGTTCCTGAACAAAGGCTTCCACATCCGGGGGGACGGTCTTGTCAAAGAGGATGAGCAGGTCGATATCCGAATGGATGCATTGTTCCTTTCTGCCGTATCCCCCCAGGGCAATGACGGCAAAAGGATCTCCTGAAATGACCATTTTACGGGCGGCAATGCTCTTTTCAAATACAGAAAGAAAGTATTCATCAAGGCAGCCGGTTAACCGTTCAAGGAAGTTTTCGGCATTGCCCGCCAGAAACTCTTTGATCAGGTTTTCTTTTTGTTCGATTAACCGGTTGGCTTCCCTGCTTTCCATATGCTGAATTCAGTCCCTGTTATGTTTTGAGCGGCGTTTCTGCCCCTCGCGTTAAATCTTCGGAGCCGATATACTGCAATGGCTGTGCCACCCCTTTGATGTCAAGGGTTTTGCCGGGATGGCAAAATGGAGCTATGCTGCACATATGGAAATTCGAAATTTTAATTACAAAAATGTCTGTTTTATGATTTTTATACTTACATTTTTGTAATTAAAATTTTATGGGGAATTTATTGGTAAAATTTCAGCAGAGGATTGCGGAGAGGAAAATAAAACAGCCGGACAATTTACTTGCCCGGCTGGATAAATTCTGGACCCGGCGGCCCGGAAATTGAGAACAAATCTGAAAATTAATCTTTTTCGATTTTTTCCGGTTCGTCCTTTTTGTCTTCAATGGGTTCTTTTGTGGCTTTCTTAAAGTTTTTAATGCCTTTGCCCAGCCCGGCTCCGATTTCCGGCAGTTTCCCTGCACCGAAAATGATGAGGATGATAACAAGGATAATTATCAGTTCAGGCATTCCGATTCCACCAATCATAATATGCTCCTAAATTTATTGCATGGCGTTAAACTCAAATAAATCAAGATAGTTTACTTAGCATGTCATCCCGGGGGTGTCAATCTCTAAGAAGTTCAGGTATATCGGAATAAAAATACGTTTTTGTAATTTAAATTCAGTAGCCCTGGAAATGAGCCTTATAGAATACTCGCCATTGCCGGTCAGGAATAATATTTTAGAGTTGACTATAAAAACCCGGCCTGTTAACCAGAACAGTGTTCATCAGTATTATAAACCCGAAACAGATTGACGGAGACTTCCATGACAAAAAATCCAGACGCCCAGTTCCAGGGGGCACAACGATATGTACTGGACCCGGAGCTGGCTTCCATTGTCAATATATCCATGAAGCTGGAAATGCCCCTGCTGCTCAAGGGGGAGCCCGGAACCGGCAAAACCATGCTGGCCCATGCTATCGCCGATACCCTGGATATGCCACTGATCATCCTCAATGTGAAATCCAGCATGAAACTGGTGGAGGCGCTCTACCAGTACGACACCCTGACCCGGCTCAATGATTCCAGGTTCGGGGACTCCTCCAGAAACGTGAGCAATATTGAGGAATATATTAAAATGGGTAAGATCGGCCAGGCCTTTTGTGCTGACCGGCGGGCCGTCCTGCTCATTGATGAGATCGACAAGGCCGACACCGATTTCCAGGATGATATGCTGGACGTGCTGGACCAGATGCAGTTTGATATTATTGAAACCGACCGCACCGTTTCCGCCGTTAACCGGCCTGTGATCATCATCACCTCCAATGCCAAAAAAGACCTGTCAGACCCATTCCTGGGCCGGTGCAACTTCCATCACATCGCCTTCCCCGAGCCCAAAATGATGCGCAAGATTATCCGGGTCCATTTCCCGGACATCGACAGCAAACTGGCAGAGAATGCCATTTCTGCCTTTTATTCCCTGCGTGAGATCGACGGCATTGAAAAAAAACCGGCCACCCGGGAACTGATCAATTGGATTCGGGCCCTGAACGCCGATTCTGATTTCCATGCCAAGGACCTGGTCAAAGGCAGCATGCCCTTTTTGGGCGTATTGTTCAAAAAAAGCCCTGATTATGAGCGGGCAAAGAATATGACGGCCCGGCGGAAACTTTTTTAAGGGCGGTTCCCTATGTTTCTCAAGTTTTTTTATACTTTAAAGGATGTGGGAATTCCCGTATCGCCCACCTCTTTTCTCACCCTGCAAAAGGCCCTGCACCAGGGGCTGATCAACAGTCTGGATGAGTTCTACACCTGCGCCCGTTCCATTTTGGTGAAAAGCGAGCGGTATTTCGACCTATACGACCAGGTCTTTGCTCACCATTTTGACGGGGTGCCCCTGCCCGAGGATGCCGGTTTTGAGATTGATGACATGGCCCGTGCCATGCTGGACGAATGGCTGAAGAATCCCAAGACCATGGCCGATGCCCTGGGTGTTGACCAGGAAAAACTCAACAAGATGTCCCCGGACGAACTCATTGAGTATTTTAAAAAGCGGCTCAAGGACCAGGACGGCCGCCACGACGGGGGCGGCAAATGGATCGGCACCGGGGGGTATTCTCCTGTGGGACATTCCGGATACCACCCCGGGGGAATGCGGGTGGGGGGCGAGTCCAGGAATAAATCCGCCGTCAAGGTGGCCAACGAACGCCGGTACAAGGATTATTCCACCCACGGGCCCCTGACCCAGGCCAATATCGGGGAGGCCCTCAAGCGGCTGCGCAATATGATCCCGGCCGGCCCCAGGGACCAGATCAATGTGGACGAAACCATCCGGGAGACCATGCGCAACGGCGGGGAGATTGAACTGGTATTCGACCGGGCCATGAAGGACCGGCTGAAAGTGATTCTGGCCATTGACAACGGCGGCTGGTCAATGGACCCTTACATCCAGGTGGTCCAGACCCTGTTTGACTATGCCCGGGCCCAGTTCAAAGAGGTGAAGACCTATTTTTTCCATAACACCATTTACGACTACCTCTGGGAGGATTCATCCCGGTATAAAAAGCCCAAAAAAATCATGGACTTTTCACGGCTGGACCCGGAAACCAGGCTCATTGTGGTGGGGGATGCCAGCATGGCGCCTTACGAGCTCATGGCCCATGACGGCTCCATTCACATCAGCGAGCGCAGCGGGCGGCCCAGTATTGAACAGCTGAAATTTCTCACCGATACATTTTCCCATTCGGTCTGGCTCAACCCGGTCTCCGAATCCATGTGGGGGTATACCCACACCATCCTGACCATCTCCAAGATTTTTTCCATGTACGAGCTTTCCCTGGACGGCCTTGAAAAGGCCGTGACCAAACTTATGGAAAAGGGGTAGGGCAGGCGGCGGGAAGGGTTAATCCGAGCCCAGGGTGATATTATAAAGTCTTAAAGTGTTCTTGAACACCGCCCGGGCCAGGTGGTCCGGATCCGCCCCACGCACCTGGGCCAGCCGTTCCATCACGGAACCGACAAAGGCAGGTTCGTTGCGCCGGAATTTATTCTTCTGGGGTTTGGGCGTGAGATAGGGGGCGTCGGTTTCAATGAGCAGCCGGTCCTCGGGAATCAGGGGGGCGATCTGTCTTAGGTATTCCCCCCGCTGGAGGATGGTGAGGATGCCGGTGATGCCGATGTAATATCCCAGATCCAGATACTTGAACATCTCTTCCTTTGTGCCGGAAAAGCAGTGGACCACCCCTTTCCGGGATGCAGGGCCGTCGGATTTGAGGATTTCGTAAAACCTCCCCTTGGAGTCCCTCTCATGGAAGATCATGGGCAGGTCCAGTTCGCCGGCCATGGCCAGCTGGGCCGAAAAGCAGGCTTCCTGGTCCTCTGTGGGGGAGAACATGCGGTTAAAGTCCAAACCGGTTTCCCCCCAGGCCCTGACGCAGGGGTTTTCAAGGGCCATGGCCCGCAGTTCCTCCAGCACGGTGGCCGAGCACTGGATGGCGTCGTGGGGATGGACGCCCACGGAGGTAAATACGTTGTCGAACCGCCCTGCAATTTCAATGGCTTTGCAGGAGGTCGCCCGGTCAATGCCCACCACCATCATTGCCCGGACTCCGGCATCCCGGGCCCGGTCCATTACATCGTGAAGATCGGCATCATAGCTCTTATCGTCAATGTGGCAGTGGGAATCAAAAAGCATCATTGGTTTTCCTAAAGGGTCTTTCGGCCTCTTCCAAAGTATATACATAAAAAGCCTTCACTGAGGTTGGAAGAAGCCGGTTTACGGGTTCAGTGAAGGCTTTGTGTAAGAAAAACTGTTTGCAGCACTCCTTGACACAAGCGGTTTATATCAGTAAATTCAATTTCAGTCAATTATTCATGGGTCTTTAAGGGGATGGAGCAGCTTAGGAGTGTATGAACGCGGACGGCGGTAAAGCCAATATTATCAGACTGTTTAATGTGTGCAAACGGTACGGCGGCAAGATGGCGCTGGATGACATCACCCTGGATATTGAGCCCGGCGAATTCATCATCGTCTCAGGCCCCTCGGGTGCGGGGAAGTCGACCCTGCTCAAGGTGCTCTATCTGGCAGAGCGGGTATCCGAAGGCCAGATCCTCATCGACGGGATGAACCTGGCCCGGATTTCAGCTTCCAAGCTGCCTTTTCTGCGGCGCCGTTTCGGCATGGTGTTCCAGGATTTCAAGCTTATCCCCAACAGGACCGTATTTGAAAACGTGGCCCTGGTTCTCAAGGTGGCCGGGGAGAAACCCGCCTATATACGAAAAAAGGTGATGCATGTACTCCGGGTGACGGGCATGGAGAAAAAGGCCAACCACCTTCCGCCCACCCTCTCCGGCGGTGAACAGCAGCGGGTGGCTGTGGCCCGTGCCGTGGTCGGGGAACCGGCCATCATCCTGGCCGACGAACCCACGGGCAGCCTGGATAAGGAATCCGCCCGCAGGGTGCTGGATCTGCTGCTGGATTACCATAAAAAAGGGGCCACCATCCTTATCGCCAGCCATAACCTGGGTCTCATCGAAAGCTCTGTACGGGGCCGGAATATCGCCCTTGAGGACGGCAAACTCAAAGGGATTTCCACCATGCTCTACTAAACAAAGAAGACTGAACCATGATTCGATTTTTAAAAAAAGCCTATGCAGATATCCGGTCCAACCGGTTTTTAAACCTGATCACCGTGATGACCATTGCTCTTTCAATCCTTCTGGTTTCAGTGTTCATGCTTTTTTTTGAAAATGCCAGCCGGGTGCTTGAGTCCTGGAATCAGGGGGGGCGGGCCATGGTTTATCTGAGTGGGGAGTTTCAGCCCCCCATGCTGCCCGGTCTCAGGGAGCGGCTCAATGCCATTGGCGGTATTCAGGAGGTCCACTTTATCCACAGAGATAAGGCCCTGGCGCGGCTCCAAAAGGAAATGGGGTCCAAAACCGAGTTTTTGTCCAGCCTGAAGACCAACCCCCTTCCCCATGCCCTGGAAATCACCATGGTATCCTATTCCAGTTTCGAAGAGGTCAAGGCGCTGGCGGACCGGATTGAAAGCATTGATCTGGTGGATTCCGTTGAATACGGCCAGGGGTGGCTGGGGCGGTTTCTGAGATTATTCAACCTTTTCAAGATGACGGGCTATGCCATGTGCAGCCTTTTTTTGCTGATCGCCCTTTTCATAACGGCCAATACGGTGCGCCTGGCCTTTTATGCCAGAAAAACAGAAGTTGAAATAATGCGGCTGGTGGGGGCCACCGAAGGGTTCATCAAAACCCCGTTTTACGTTGAGGGGGTGTTCCAGGGGTTCCTGGGCGGCCTGCTGGGCATGGGGCTCCTGCTGGCAGGGTTTCTCACTCTTTCATCGGGCATCACCCGGAACCTGGGCTCCTATGTCTACATGGACATCAGGTTCCTTTCCTGGCAGGCCATGGCCGTGATCCTTTTTTCAAGTACATTTTTAGGTTGGTTTGGATGCTTTTTATCCCTGAAGCAAATTTTAAAATAGGCAAACCGTTTCTCTGTGCGTGGCTTTTAGCATGGCTTGCACTGGTCCCGGCAGCAGCGTCGGGGGCGGAGGTCCTGTATCAGGGAACGGTCACCGCCCATAAGCTGAATATCAGGGAACGGCCGGCCAGGGGCAGTGCCGTGGTCCTGGTGCTTGACAAGGGAGAGGAAGTGGAGGTGCTGGAAGCCAGAGGCGGCATCGGCGGCTGGCTTCTGGTCCGTTACCACGGAGAAGAGGGATATGTGCGCAACCGGCCTCAGTATATTGCTCTGGTACAATCTGAACCGGCCCAGGCGGCACCCAGGACCGTCACGGCAAAAGTTCTCAAACCCAAACCCCCAAAGGACGCGCCCCATTCTGAAGAGATAAAGGCAAAGCCCGCCGATCCGGCCCCGGAAGCGGCCAGGGCCAGGAAAAAGGCCATAAAACAGCAGATAGAGGAGGAGGCCCGGAAGGTGGCCTCTTTTTCCGAAAAAGAGGTGGAGATTCTGGACGGGCTCAATGCCATTGATTTTGCCCTGAACCAGGCACGGGTGCGGTCGGTTGACCTGAGGCGGGAGACCCGGGCCCTGACCCTTGAGATTGACCGGATACAGGGGAGCCTCAGCACATTGGCCAAAGCCATGGATAAGAACCAGGCCTATGCCGGCCGCAGGCTCAATGCCCTGTACCGCATGCATATGATGGGCAGCCTGGAGATGGCAGGCCCTCCTGCCTCCCTATTTGATTTTTTTATCAAGCAGAAGTCCCTTAAAAAGGTGGTGGCTTCTGATTTCTCCCTTCTGGAGAAGCAGGCCGGCGACCTGAGGGAACTGGGCCGGCTGGAAGATGATTTGAGCCGCCAGATCGCATCGCGAACGGCATTGGAGGAGGAACTGGCCCTGCAGATCCGCATCCGGGAAAAAGAGTCCAGAAAGAAATCCGCCATCCTCCAGGAAATCCGCCAAAAGAAGAAATTGTCCCAGGCTGCCATTGCATCATTGAAATCCTCGGCCAAAGCACTTGACCAGGCCCTGGACCGGATGGGGATGCGGGGAAGCCCGGCCCTGGATAATACCTCATTTGTCCGGCAGAAGGGGCGTCTGGCCGCACCGGTGCCGGGCAAAATCGTTTCCCGTTACGGCAAGGCAAGGAAAGGGGATTACAATTCCTTCACTTTTCAAAGCGGAATTGATATAAGGGTGGAACGGGGAGAGCCCGTACGCTCGGTGTTCAAAGGGGAAGTCATGTTTGCCCGGTGGCTCAAGGGGTACGGCAACCTGGTCATTATCAACCACGGAGACAATTACTATACCCTGTATGCCCATGTGGAAGAGGTGTTTAAGAAAAAAGGAGAATCGGTGGGCACGGGAGAAGTGATTGCAACGGCTGGAGACACCGGTTCCATTAAAGGTCTCTGCCTCCATTTTGAAGTCCGCCACCACGGCAAGCCGGTCAATCCCATGACCTGGCTGAAAAAAGGAGCCTGACAGATGAAAGATGATTATTTTCCGATGATGGGGCGTTGCGCCCTGGCCCTGCTGGTGACGGTCCTGCTGTGGGCCGGACAGGTATCGCCAGTGCGGGCGGCCGGGG encodes:
- a CDS encoding ABC transporter permease, which gives rise to MIRFLKKAYADIRSNRFLNLITVMTIALSILLVSVFMLFFENASRVLESWNQGGRAMVYLSGEFQPPMLPGLRERLNAIGGIQEVHFIHRDKALARLQKEMGSKTEFLSSLKTNPLPHALEITMVSYSSFEEVKALADRIESIDLVDSVEYGQGWLGRFLRLFNLFKMTGYAMCSLFLLIALFITANTVRLAFYARKTEVEIMRLVGATEGFIKTPFYVEGVFQGFLGGLLGMGLLLAGFLTLSSGITRNLGSYVYMDIRFLSWQAMAVILFSSTFLGWFGCFLSLKQILK
- a CDS encoding peptidoglycan DD-metalloendopeptidase family protein; the encoded protein is MLFIPEANFKIGKPFLCAWLLAWLALVPAAASGAEVLYQGTVTAHKLNIRERPARGSAVVLVLDKGEEVEVLEARGGIGGWLLVRYHGEEGYVRNRPQYIALVQSEPAQAAPRTVTAKVLKPKPPKDAPHSEEIKAKPADPAPEAARARKKAIKQQIEEEARKVASFSEKEVEILDGLNAIDFALNQARVRSVDLRRETRALTLEIDRIQGSLSTLAKAMDKNQAYAGRRLNALYRMHMMGSLEMAGPPASLFDFFIKQKSLKKVVASDFSLLEKQAGDLRELGRLEDDLSRQIASRTALEEELALQIRIREKESRKKSAILQEIRQKKKLSQAAIASLKSSAKALDQALDRMGMRGSPALDNTSFVRQKGRLAAPVPGKIVSRYGKARKGDYNSFTFQSGIDIRVERGEPVRSVFKGEVMFARWLKGYGNLVIINHGDNYYTLYAHVEEVFKKKGESVGTGEVIATAGDTGSIKGLCLHFEVRHHGKPVNPMTWLKKGA